The following proteins come from a genomic window of Pararhodobacter sp.:
- a CDS encoding rod shape-determining protein, translated as MFGLRGLFSSDMAIDLGTANTLVYVKGRGIILNEPSVVAYHVKDGRKQVLAVGEDAKLMLGRTPGSIEAIRPMRDGVIADFDVAEEMIKHFIRKVTRRSTFSKPKVIVCVPYGATPVEKRAIRQSVLSAGARRAGLISEPIAAAIGAGMPITDPTGSMVVDIGGGTTEVAVLSLGDIVYARSVRVGGDRMDEAIISYLRRHQNLLIGKSTAERIKTTIGTARMPDDGRGKVMQIRGRDLLNGVPKEIEITQGQVAEALSETVQTICEAVMIALETTPPDLAADIVDRGVMLTGGGALLGDLDLALREQTGLIITVADQSLNCVALGTGKALEYEKQLRHAIDYDS; from the coding sequence ATGTTTGGACTCAGGGGCCTGTTTTCGTCAGATATGGCGATCGATTTGGGCACAGCGAATACGCTTGTCTACGTCAAGGGCCGGGGCATCATCTTGAATGAGCCGTCGGTCGTCGCCTATCATGTGAAAGATGGCCGCAAGCAGGTTTTGGCCGTTGGCGAGGATGCCAAGCTGATGTTGGGCCGCACGCCGGGCAGTATCGAGGCGATCCGCCCGATGCGCGACGGGGTCATTGCCGATTTCGACGTGGCCGAGGAAATGATCAAGCATTTCATCCGCAAGGTGACGCGTCGCTCAACCTTTTCAAAGCCCAAGGTCATTGTCTGCGTGCCCTATGGCGCCACCCCGGTCGAGAAACGTGCGATCCGGCAGTCGGTCCTGTCGGCGGGTGCGCGGCGCGCTGGCCTGATCTCGGAGCCCATTGCGGCGGCGATTGGCGCGGGGATGCCGATCACCGATCCGACCGGCTCGATGGTGGTCGATATCGGCGGCGGAACAACCGAGGTTGCGGTGCTGTCCTTGGGGGACATTGTCTATGCGCGTTCGGTGCGCGTCGGTGGCGACCGGATGGACGAGGCGATCATCAGCTATTTGCGCCGCCATCAGAACCTGCTGATCGGCAAATCAACGGCCGAGCGGATCAAGACCACCATCGGCACGGCGCGGATGCCCGACGACGGGCGCGGCAAGGTCATGCAGATCCGCGGCCGCGACCTGCTGAACGGCGTGCCCAAGGAAATCGAGATCACGCAGGGCCAGGTGGCCGAGGCGCTGTCGGAAACCGTGCAGACGATCTGCGAGGCGGTGATGATCGCGCTGGAGACCACGCCGCCCGATCTGGCGGCGGATATCGTCGACCGGGGCGTGATGCTGACCGGTGGCGGCGCGCTGCTGGGTGATCTGGATCTGGCGCTGCGCGAGCAGACCGGGTTGATCATCACCGTGGCCGACCAATCGTTGAACTGCGTGGCGTTGGGAACCGGCAAGGCGCTGGAATACGAAAAGCAGCTGCGCCACGCCATCGATTACGACAGCTGA
- the mreC gene encoding rod shape-determining protein MreC, with the protein MPSDRNNEADFARPVRRLVLAVLAIFLLGLFLLWRIDSPRVERFRSAVVDTVVPNMDWAMAPVTQLARMVEDFRSYTRIYEQNQELRRELQQMRAWREAALQLEQRNAQLLDMARVRLDPQLTHVTGVVMADSGSPYRQSVLLNVGARDGIVDGWAVMDGLGVAGRIAGVGDRSSRVILLTDSNSRVPVMVQPSGQRALLSGDNSPVPVLEFVDNADALRPGDRVVSASDGGVFPPGLLVGEVVQGSDGRLRVMLAADYGRLDFLRILRSRPAERIEQSGTLLRPLDASGTPLDPVTGLPFRPDTPEDTSDTMTETVAPVPALPIPGGAEGGANE; encoded by the coding sequence GTGCCAAGCGACCGCAACAACGAGGCCGATTTTGCCCGCCCGGTACGCCGCCTTGTTCTGGCGGTACTGGCGATCTTCCTGCTGGGGCTGTTCCTGCTGTGGCGCATCGACAGCCCGCGCGTGGAGCGGTTCCGCAGTGCGGTGGTCGATACCGTCGTGCCGAACATGGATTGGGCGATGGCGCCGGTCACGCAACTGGCGCGCATGGTCGAGGATTTCCGCAGTTATACCCGGATTTATGAACAGAACCAAGAGCTTCGCCGCGAGTTGCAGCAAATGCGGGCATGGCGGGAAGCGGCGTTGCAACTGGAGCAACGCAACGCGCAATTGCTGGATATGGCGCGGGTACGGCTGGACCCGCAACTGACGCATGTGACGGGCGTTGTCATGGCGGATTCGGGCTCGCCGTATCGCCAGTCGGTGCTGCTGAACGTCGGCGCGCGCGATGGTATCGTCGATGGCTGGGCGGTGATGGATGGGCTTGGTGTGGCAGGGCGCATTGCCGGCGTGGGGGATCGCTCGTCGCGGGTGATCCTGCTGACCGATTCCAACAGTCGCGTGCCGGTGATGGTACAGCCGTCCGGGCAGCGCGCGTTGCTGAGCGGCGACAACAGCCCGGTGCCGGTGCTGGAATTTGTTGACAATGCCGATGCGTTGCGCCCGGGCGACCGGGTGGTCAGTGCCTCGGATGGTGGGGTTTTTCCGCCCGGCCTGCTGGTCGGTGAGGTGGTGCAAGGCAGCGACGGGCGGTTGCGGGTGATGCTGGCGGCGGATTACGGGCGGCTGGATTTCCTGCGGATTCTGCGCTCGCGCCCGGCGGAACGCATCGAGCAATCCGGCACATTGCTGCGCCCGCTGGATGCCAGCGGCACGCCGCTCGATCCGGTCACGGGTCTGCCGTTCAGGCCGGATACGCCCGAAGACACATCGGATACGATGACCGAAACCGTGGCACCGGTTCCGGCGCTGCCGATTCCCGGCGGCGCTGAGGGTGGCGCGAATGAATGA
- a CDS encoding acetyl-CoA C-acyltransferase family protein — protein sequence MDEIVILSGARTAIGTFGGSLANNPLSDIATHVTKAALERARIDPAQIGTVVFGHVINTEPRDAYLSRVAAMQAGIPDTTPAMNVNRLCGSGAQAIVSAVQALALGDADYALAGGAESMSRAPYSVPAARWGQKMGDAKVQDMMLGALTCPFGTGHMGVTAENVAAEHEITRAQQDAFALESQERAARAIAEGRFVDQIAPFMLKSRKGDIAFDTDEHPKKTTLEALAGLRPAFQKDGTVTAGNASGINDGAAAVVLARGDVARAAGLVPRARVLGYAVAGVRPEVMGVGPIPAVEMLCRRIGMSPAEFDVIESNEAFAAQALAVNKALGLDPAKVNPNGGAIALGHPVGATGAIVTIKALYELERTGGRFGLITMCIGGGQGIALAIERL from the coding sequence ATGGACGAGATTGTCATACTCAGCGGCGCGCGCACCGCGATTGGGACCTTTGGCGGCAGTCTCGCCAACAACCCGCTGTCCGACATTGCCACCCATGTCACCAAAGCCGCCCTTGAGCGCGCCAGGATTGACCCGGCGCAAATCGGCACCGTGGTCTTTGGCCATGTCATCAACACCGAACCGCGCGACGCCTATCTGTCGCGCGTCGCCGCCATGCAGGCCGGCATCCCCGACACGACACCGGCGATGAACGTCAACCGGCTGTGCGGGTCGGGCGCGCAGGCCATCGTTTCGGCGGTGCAGGCGCTGGCGCTGGGGGATGCCGATTACGCGCTGGCCGGGGGTGCCGAATCGATGAGCCGCGCGCCCTACAGCGTGCCCGCCGCGCGGTGGGGCCAGAAGATGGGCGACGCCAAGGTGCAGGACATGATGCTGGGCGCCCTCACCTGCCCGTTCGGCACCGGTCACATGGGCGTCACCGCCGAAAACGTCGCCGCCGAACATGAGATCACCCGCGCGCAGCAAGACGCCTTTGCGCTGGAAAGCCAGGAACGCGCCGCCCGCGCCATTGCCGAGGGGCGGTTCGTCGATCAGATCGCGCCTTTCATGCTGAAATCGCGCAAGGGTGATATTGCCTTCGACACCGACGAGCACCCGAAGAAAACCACGCTCGAGGCTTTGGCCGGGCTGCGCCCCGCGTTTCAGAAAGACGGCACCGTGACGGCGGGCAATGCCAGCGGCATCAATGATGGTGCGGCGGCCGTTGTTCTGGCGCGGGGCGATGTGGCACGCGCGGCAGGTCTGGTGCCGCGCGCCCGCGTGCTGGGCTATGCCGTGGCCGGCGTGCGCCCCGAGGTGATGGGCGTCGGCCCGATCCCGGCGGTGGAAATGCTGTGCCGCCGCATCGGCATGTCACCCGCTGAGTTCGACGTGATCGAATCGAACGAGGCCTTCGCCGCGCAGGCGCTGGCGGTCAACAAGGCGCTTGGCCTCGACCCGGCCAAAGTGAACCCCAACGGCGGCGCGATTGCCCTGGGGCATCCGGTGGGCGCGACCGGCGCGATTGTCACGATCAAGGCGCTGTATGAGCTGGAGCGCACCGGCGGTCGCTTCGGCCTGATCACCATGTGTATCGGCGGCGGTCAGGGCATCGCGCTGGCAATCGAACGTTTGTAA
- a CDS encoding rod shape-determining protein MreD, protein MNEFLRWDTLVSLGLWLLIAGLTILIRMLPLSIPEGSLPRPDFLLTLTLAWVLRRPAHLPAIAIVAVFLIEDLFLFRPPGLWALMVLAGTEFLRRRQSVVREMHIFLEWALVSAVIVAMFVGNRLGLVIVMSPRPPLDLSLIQLVFTLASYPLVVWGLQSLLRVRKAATGEVDDLGRKV, encoded by the coding sequence ATGAATGAGTTCCTGCGCTGGGATACGCTGGTCAGCCTGGGGTTGTGGCTGCTGATCGCCGGCTTGACGATCCTGATTCGCATGCTGCCCCTGTCGATCCCCGAAGGCAGCCTGCCCCGCCCCGATTTCTTGCTGACATTGACGCTGGCCTGGGTACTGCGCCGCCCCGCGCATTTGCCCGCCATCGCCATCGTCGCGGTGTTCCTGATCGAGGATCTCTTTCTGTTTCGTCCGCCCGGCCTTTGGGCGCTGATGGTGCTGGCGGGCACGGAGTTCCTGCGGCGGCGGCAGTCGGTGGTGCGCGAGATGCATATCTTTCTGGAATGGGCGCTGGTCTCGGCGGTGATCGTGGCGATGTTTGTCGGAAATCGGCTGGGTCTTGTGATTGTGATGAGCCCACGCCCCCCGCTTGACTTGAGCCTCATCCAACTTGTCTTCACACTGGCCTCGTATCCGCTGGTGGTCTGGGGCCTGCAAAGTCTGTTGCGGGTGCGCAAGGCCGCGACTGGCGAGGTTGATGATTTGGGTCGCAAAGTATGA
- a CDS encoding response regulator has translation MTMFDKLTSERRARLTAERQLEHRTRELESALSLLEQARVELHNLRQNGRTSALEEALRVAEAKNLQVRAREDVESAHQNAVMAERRLWDSINTLHDGFAVFNRNQELVIANQAYLGVFAGYAEVQPGVPYRRLLEILALDGRVVLEETPPQAWIERMERRWTDERIEPIILKFSRGDTARIHDRRARGGDIVSLVRDITDVERHAAELEEARRHAEAANRAKSAFLANMSHEIRTPMNGVVGMSELLCDTQLSDEQRLYAETIRSSGEALLNIINDVLDFSKIEADKLTLFPEPFDLERCIHEILILLQAGARKRSIDLLMDYDLFLPTRFMADPGRMRQVLTNLIGNAVKFTESGHVLIRVVGFDVGNGMQQLNVTIEDTGIGIAPENIQRVFGEFAQVDDQANRKFEGTGLGLAITRRLIELMGGQIWVESDFGKGSCFGFTLTLPLTETTQLLPADPIHLEHVLVADDHLINRTILERQLAAQGLKVTLCATGIDAYTRIAAAQTDPDRPNFDLLITDHEMPGMDGLALTLKLRQNGFDLPVILLSSSPSVTSDHPAIPEIRSILQKPMLRHDLVRQLQLLSSPEKLDAPIASTQKAQFTPQTGTRLMRILCAEDNRTNRLVFSKMVQGLAIDLIMAEDGRAAVDSFVSHRPDLIFMDISMPEMDGREATREIRQLPGGAQIPIVALTAHAMAGDKDDILAAGLDHVMTKPLKKPLLIEMIKRYVPDGISPIEMPMDEIG, from the coding sequence ATGACCATGTTCGACAAGCTGACGTCAGAGCGCCGCGCGCGTCTGACTGCCGAAAGGCAGCTTGAACATCGCACGCGTGAACTTGAGTCCGCTCTGTCACTGCTGGAACAGGCCCGCGTTGAGCTGCACAACCTGCGCCAGAATGGCCGGACCTCGGCGCTGGAGGAGGCATTGCGCGTTGCCGAGGCGAAAAACCTTCAGGTGCGCGCGCGCGAAGACGTGGAATCCGCGCATCAAAACGCGGTCATGGCCGAACGGCGCCTGTGGGATTCGATCAACACCCTGCACGATGGTTTTGCCGTCTTTAACCGCAATCAAGAGCTGGTGATCGCCAATCAGGCCTATCTGGGGGTGTTTGCGGGCTACGCCGAGGTGCAACCGGGTGTCCCCTACCGCCGATTGCTTGAAATTCTTGCGCTCGATGGGCGTGTCGTCCTGGAGGAAACGCCCCCACAAGCCTGGATCGAAAGGATGGAGCGGCGCTGGACGGATGAACGGATAGAACCCATCATCCTGAAATTCTCGCGCGGCGATACCGCGCGAATCCATGACCGCCGCGCGCGCGGCGGCGATATCGTCAGTCTGGTGCGTGACATCACCGACGTGGAGCGTCATGCCGCCGAACTCGAGGAGGCGCGCCGCCATGCCGAGGCCGCGAATCGCGCGAAATCGGCGTTCCTGGCGAATATGAGCCACGAAATCCGCACGCCGATGAATGGCGTCGTGGGCATGTCGGAACTGTTGTGCGACACGCAACTGAGCGACGAACAACGGCTCTACGCCGAGACGATTCGCTCCTCGGGCGAAGCATTGTTGAACATTATCAACGATGTCCTCGATTTCTCCAAGATCGAGGCCGACAAGCTGACGCTGTTCCCGGAACCCTTCGATCTGGAGCGCTGCATCCATGAAATCCTGATCCTGCTGCAAGCGGGGGCGCGCAAGCGCTCGATTGATTTGCTCATGGATTACGATCTGTTCCTGCCGACACGTTTCATGGCCGACCCGGGCCGGATGCGGCAGGTTTTGACCAATCTGATCGGCAACGCGGTCAAGTTTACCGAGTCAGGCCACGTTCTGATTCGGGTGGTGGGCTTCGATGTCGGCAACGGGATGCAACAGTTGAACGTCACCATCGAGGACACCGGCATCGGCATTGCCCCCGAGAACATCCAACGCGTGTTCGGCGAATTCGCGCAGGTCGACGATCAGGCGAATCGCAAATTCGAGGGCACCGGGCTGGGTCTGGCCATCACCCGCCGCCTGATCGAGCTGATGGGCGGGCAGATCTGGGTCGAGAGTGACTTTGGCAAAGGGTCGTGCTTTGGCTTCACGCTCACCTTGCCGCTGACCGAAACCACACAACTATTGCCCGCCGATCCGATCCACCTTGAACATGTGCTGGTGGCCGACGATCATCTGATCAACCGCACGATTCTGGAACGTCAACTGGCGGCACAGGGTCTGAAAGTCACGCTCTGCGCAACGGGGATTGACGCATACACCCGTATCGCCGCCGCGCAAACGGACCCTGACCGCCCGAATTTTGATCTGCTGATCACCGATCACGAAATGCCGGGGATGGATGGTTTGGCCCTGACGCTGAAGCTGCGGCAAAACGGCTTCGATCTGCCGGTCATCCTGCTCAGTTCCAGCCCATCGGTCACGTCGGACCATCCCGCGATCCCCGAAATACGGTCAATTTTACAAAAACCCATGCTGCGCCACGACCTTGTGCGCCAGCTCCAGCTCCTGTCCTCGCCCGAAAAGCTCGACGCCCCGATTGCGTCAACGCAAAAGGCGCAGTTTACCCCACAAACCGGCACGCGCCTGATGCGCATTCTGTGCGCCGAGGACAATCGCACCAACCGCCTGGTCTTTTCGAAAATGGTGCAGGGTCTGGCCATCGATCTGATCATGGCCGAGGACGGGCGCGCCGCGGTCGACAGCTTTGTCTCGCACCGCCCGGACCTGATCTTCATGGATATTTCAATGCCCGAAATGGATGGGCGCGAGGCAACCCGCGAAATCCGCCAATTGCCCGGCGGGGCACAGATCCCCATTGTCGCCCTGACGGCACACGCGATGGCCGGCGACAAAGACGACATCCTTGCCGCGGGTCTGGACCATGTCATGACCAAGCCGTTGAAGAAACCGCTGCTGATCGAGATGATTAAACGCTATGTGCCCGACGGCATCAGCCCGATCGAAATGCCGATGGATGAAATCGGCTGA
- a CDS encoding 2-isopropylmalate synthase translates to MTDKTQQDRVLIFDTTLRDGEQSPGATMSHEEKLEIAQLLDDMGVDIIEAGFPIASDGDFEAVSAIAAQSKNAVICGLARASTNDIDRCWEAVKHAARPRIHTFIGTSPLHRDITALDQEQMVEKIQATVAHARNLCGDVQWSPMDATRTEHDYLCRVVEAAIKSGATTINIPDTVGYTAPRESADLIRMLLERVPGADEIIFATHCHNDLGMATANALAAVEAGARQIECTINGLGERAGNTALEEVVMAMRVRNDIMPYRTGIDTTKIMHLSRRVSQVSGFAVQFNKAVVGKNAFLHESGIHQDGVLKNVQTFEIMRPEDIGLNAKNIALGKHSGRAALRAKLGELGYELGDNQLKDVFVRFKALADRKKEVYDDDLIALLADASASAADDHLQVRKLRVVCGTEGPQEAELTLAVAGVEQFVDATGDGPVDAVFNAVKMIYPHGAKLDLYQVQAVTEGTDAQATVSVRLSLDGRVFTGQSADTDTVVASAKAYVNALNRLHAGQGRPSNSALMQSAS, encoded by the coding sequence ATGACTGACAAGACACAACAAGACCGCGTATTGATCTTTGACACGACCTTGCGCGACGGCGAGCAATCGCCCGGCGCCACCATGAGCCACGAAGAAAAGCTGGAAATCGCGCAGTTGCTGGACGATATGGGCGTCGATATCATCGAGGCCGGGTTCCCGATTGCCTCGGATGGCGATTTCGAGGCGGTTTCGGCGATAGCCGCGCAATCGAAAAACGCGGTGATCTGCGGTCTGGCGCGCGCCAGCACCAACGACATCGACCGCTGCTGGGAGGCGGTGAAACACGCCGCCCGCCCGCGCATTCACACGTTTATCGGCACCTCGCCGCTGCACCGCGACATCACCGCGCTGGACCAGGAGCAGATGGTCGAAAAGATCCAGGCGACCGTCGCCCATGCGCGCAATCTGTGCGGCGATGTGCAATGGTCGCCGATGGATGCCACGCGCACCGAGCATGACTATCTGTGCCGCGTGGTCGAAGCGGCGATCAAATCAGGCGCCACGACGATCAACATCCCCGACACGGTGGGCTACACCGCGCCGCGCGAATCCGCCGACCTGATCCGCATGTTGCTGGAGCGGGTGCCGGGCGCCGACGAGATCATCTTTGCCACGCATTGCCACAACGATCTGGGCATGGCGACGGCGAATGCCTTGGCGGCGGTCGAGGCCGGCGCGCGGCAAATCGAGTGCACGATCAACGGCTTGGGCGAGCGTGCCGGCAACACCGCGCTGGAGGAGGTGGTGATGGCGATGCGGGTGCGCAACGATATCATGCCGTACCGGACCGGCATCGACACCACCAAGATCATGCATCTGAGCCGCCGGGTCAGTCAGGTTTCCGGCTTTGCGGTGCAGTTCAACAAGGCGGTGGTCGGCAAGAACGCGTTTCTGCACGAAAGCGGCATCCATCAGGATGGCGTGCTGAAAAACGTGCAGACCTTCGAGATCATGCGCCCGGAAGATATCGGGCTGAATGCCAAGAATATCGCCTTGGGCAAACATTCGGGCCGCGCGGCGCTGCGCGCGAAACTGGGGGAATTGGGCTATGAGTTGGGTGACAACCAGCTCAAGGACGTGTTCGTGCGCTTCAAGGCGTTGGCCGACCGCAAGAAGGAAGTCTATGACGACGACCTGATCGCGCTGCTGGCCGATGCCTCGGCGTCGGCGGCGGATGATCACCTGCAGGTGCGCAAGCTGCGCGTGGTCTGCGGCACCGAAGGCCCGCAAGAGGCCGAATTGACGCTGGCGGTGGCAGGTGTCGAGCAGTTTGTCGATGCCACCGGCGACGGGCCTGTCGATGCGGTGTTCAACGCCGTCAAGATGATCTACCCGCATGGCGCGAAACTGGACCTTTATCAGGTGCAAGCCGTGACCGAGGGGACCGATGCGCAGGCGACGGTCTCGGTACGGCTGAGCCTGGATGGACGGGTGTTCACCGGGCAATCGGCGGATACGGACACGGTGGTGGCCTCGGCCAAGGCCTATGTGAACGCGCTGAACCGACTGCACGCGGGTCAGGGGCGGCCCAGCAACTCGGCGCTGATGCAATCGGCGAGTTGA
- the recQ gene encoding DNA helicase RecQ yields MTYLSGETAAPSETLNALLARVFGFSQFRPGQEDIVRAVIDGQDVLAIMPTGGGKSLCFQLPALAREGLTVVISPLIALMRDQVGAMQLAGVPAASLTSGNSPEENDEIFAALEEGRLKLLYIAPERLATSATTSLLRRSNCRLIAVDEAHCVSQWGHDFRPDYLRIGALRRALGVPLAAFTATADAATRAEIVERLFDGEDPPTFLHGFDRPNIRMAFAVKDSPRKQIMAFAATRRGQSGIVYCATRARTETLAKALVEAGHPARAYHGGLEDWERRKVEGLFQTEDGLIVCATVAFGMGVDKPDVRWVAHADLPKSIEAYYQEIGRAGRDGLPADTLTLFGPDDIRLRRAQIDDSNAPAERRQADHGRLNTLLGLAEATSCRRRMLLAYFGEISEPCGNCDLCETPARLFDATDPVRKALSAMLRTGESFGTHHLIDILTGNATDKVRQRGHDQLPTFAVGKDLKRASWQAVFRQMMGRDLVRPDPDRHGALRMTESARPILRGESSLQFRADSVEKATTQHEPKALVSDDDAPMLSALKALRRELAQAAKVPPYFIFNDRTLIEMAEKRPASLDAFARISGVGATKLERYGANFLSVLTGHDDAPEHPARVKLAAKGDGSLFDRLMDAEQSLMRGACGTLKPLSLTTAQRARLASQKPGDIAGLTRLIGEKSAERFGPAFLDILREG; encoded by the coding sequence GTGACATATCTTTCCGGCGAAACGGCCGCCCCTTCGGAAACGCTCAACGCGCTGCTGGCGCGGGTCTTTGGATTCTCGCAATTCCGACCCGGCCAGGAAGACATCGTACGCGCCGTGATCGACGGGCAGGATGTTCTGGCGATCATGCCGACCGGCGGCGGAAAATCCCTTTGTTTTCAACTGCCTGCTTTGGCGCGTGAGGGGTTGACGGTGGTAATTTCGCCGCTGATTGCCTTGATGCGCGATCAGGTTGGCGCGATGCAACTGGCCGGAGTCCCGGCGGCCTCGTTGACCTCGGGAAACTCTCCAGAGGAAAACGACGAGATTTTTGCCGCGCTCGAAGAAGGCCGTTTGAAGCTGCTCTACATCGCGCCCGAGCGCCTGGCCACCAGCGCCACCACGTCGCTGCTGCGGCGCTCCAACTGTCGCCTGATCGCCGTGGATGAGGCGCATTGCGTCAGCCAATGGGGGCATGATTTCCGCCCCGACTACCTGCGCATCGGCGCGCTGCGCCGCGCGCTTGGGGTGCCACTGGCCGCGTTTACCGCCACCGCCGACGCCGCGACGCGCGCGGAAATCGTCGAGCGGCTGTTCGATGGCGAGGACCCGCCAACCTTTCTGCACGGGTTCGATCGCCCGAATATCCGGATGGCCTTTGCCGTCAAGGACAGCCCGCGCAAACAGATCATGGCCTTTGCCGCGACGCGGCGTGGGCAATCGGGCATCGTGTATTGCGCGACCCGGGCGCGCACCGAAACCCTGGCCAAGGCGCTGGTCGAGGCCGGGCACCCGGCGCGCGCCTATCACGGCGGGTTGGAGGACTGGGAGCGGCGCAAGGTCGAAGGGCTGTTCCAGACCGAGGACGGGTTGATCGTCTGCGCCACGGTGGCGTTTGGCATGGGGGTCGACAAACCCGATGTGCGCTGGGTTGCGCACGCCGATCTGCCCAAATCCATCGAGGCCTATTATCAGGAAATTGGCCGCGCCGGGCGCGATGGCCTGCCAGCCGACACGCTGACCCTGTTTGGCCCCGATGATATCCGCCTGCGACGCGCGCAAATCGACGACTCCAATGCCCCGGCCGAACGTCGCCAGGCCGATCACGGGCGGCTGAACACGCTGCTGGGTCTGGCCGAGGCCACCTCGTGCCGCCGACGCATGCTGCTGGCCTATTTTGGCGAGATCAGCGAGCCCTGCGGCAATTGCGACCTGTGCGAAACGCCCGCCCGGTTGTTTGACGCGACGGACCCGGTGCGAAAGGCGCTGTCGGCAATGCTGCGCACCGGCGAGAGTTTTGGCACGCATCATCTGATCGACATCCTGACCGGCAACGCCACCGACAAAGTGCGCCAGCGCGGCCATGATCAACTGCCGACCTTTGCCGTGGGCAAGGATCTGAAGCGCGCCAGTTGGCAGGCGGTTTTCCGGCAGATGATGGGCCGCGATCTGGTGCGGCCCGACCCGGATCGCCATGGCGCACTGCGCATGACCGAGAGCGCAAGGCCGATCCTGCGGGGCGAATCATCCCTTCAATTTCGGGCAGACAGCGTGGAAAAGGCGACCACGCAGCATGAACCGAAAGCGCTGGTGTCGGATGATGATGCGCCGATGCTCTCGGCGCTCAAGGCGCTGCGCCGTGAGTTGGCGCAGGCGGCCAAGGTGCCACCCTATTTCATTTTCAACGACCGAACGCTAATCGAAATGGCCGAAAAGCGCCCGGCCTCACTGGACGCGTTCGCGCGGATTTCCGGCGTCGGGGCAACCAAACTGGAGCGCTACGGGGCAAATTTCCTGTCGGTGCTCACCGGTCACGACGATGCGCCCGAGCACCCCGCCCGTGTCAAACTGGCGGCAAAGGGCGATGGATCTTTGTTTGATCGGCTGATGGACGCGGAGCAGAGCTTGATGCGTGGTGCTTGTGGCACGCTCAAACCGCTGTCCCTGACCACGGCGCAACGCGCGCGATTGGCCAGCCAGAAGCCCGGTGACATCGCCGGATTGACGCGGCTGATTGGTGAGAAATCCGCCGAACGGTTCGGGCCAGCATTCCTCGATATCCTGCGCGAGGGTTAG
- a CDS encoding YggT family protein, whose amino-acid sequence MLSVIQILFLILNVIWWIVIAHVVMSWLINFQVLNLRQPLVAQIWDGLNKLLDPIYSRIRTFLPSMGGLDLAPLIVLLAIYAIRIVIINNMSALL is encoded by the coding sequence ATGCTGTCTGTCATTCAGATCCTTTTCCTCATCCTCAACGTGATCTGGTGGATCGTGATCGCGCATGTTGTCATGTCATGGCTGATCAATTTTCAGGTCCTGAACCTGCGCCAGCCCCTGGTTGCGCAGATCTGGGACGGGCTGAACAAGTTGCTGGACCCGATTTACTCGCGGATTCGGACCTTCCTGCCCAGCATGGGTGGCCTCGATCTGGCGCCGCTGATTGTTCTGCTGGCGATTTACGCGATCCGGATCGTGATCATCAACAACATGTCGGCGCTGCTTTGA
- a CDS encoding acyl-CoA thioesterase, whose product MYPVIRLIKERYQHGARPLGLFEPHVSTHICWPWDLDPWMELNNGRTLTLYDLGRIPLMIRTGFIAAIRARGWGMTVAGSHVRYRQRIRMFQRFEMHSRVVGWDHRFVYLDQSMWRNGVALNNLLVRIAATQPSGILPPAQLMAQMGCTDLEGPALPEWVQAWIAADAQRPWPPQISA is encoded by the coding sequence ATGTACCCTGTTATCCGACTGATCAAAGAGCGCTATCAACATGGCGCGCGTCCGCTTGGCCTGTTTGAACCCCATGTTTCAACGCATATTTGCTGGCCGTGGGATCTGGACCCGTGGATGGAATTGAACAATGGGCGCACCCTGACGCTGTATGATCTGGGCCGCATTCCGTTGATGATCCGCACGGGCTTTATTGCGGCGATAAGGGCGCGCGGTTGGGGGATGACGGTGGCCGGGTCGCATGTGCGGTATCGGCAGCGCATTCGGATGTTTCAACGCTTCGAGATGCACAGCCGGGTTGTGGGCTGGGACCACCGTTTCGTGTATCTCGACCAGTCCATGTGGCGCAACGGCGTGGCGCTGAACAACCTGCTGGTGCGCATCGCCGCGACGCAGCCCTCGGGCATTCTGCCACCCGCGCAGTTGATGGCCCAGATGGGGTGCACCGATCTGGAGGGGCCTGCATTGCCGGAGTGGGTGCAGGCGTGGATCGCCGCCGATGCGCAGCGCCCCTGGCCGCCGCAGATTTCAGCCTGA
- the trhA gene encoding PAQR family membrane homeostasis protein TrhA, protein MSGQAAFAGITLKIISPERFKWAALALYLGMGWAGVVAGGSLFASLPVPVLVLMSIGGGLYTLGVVFYLWRELPFHYTIWHVFVLAASFVFYAAVLVFVFMAPTA, encoded by the coding sequence GTGTCTGGGCAGGCCGCTTTTGCCGGGATCACCCTGAAAATCATCTCGCCCGAGCGGTTCAAATGGGCGGCGCTGGCGCTGTATCTGGGCATGGGCTGGGCGGGGGTCGTGGCGGGCGGCTCGCTGTTTGCATCCTTGCCGGTGCCGGTTCTGGTGCTGATGAGCATTGGCGGCGGGCTTTATACCCTGGGCGTCGTTTTCTACCTCTGGCGCGAGCTGCCGTTCCATTACACCATCTGGCATGTCTTTGTTTTGGCAGCCAGTTTCGTGTTTTATGCGGCGGTTCTGGTGTTTGTTTTCATGGCACCCACGGCCTGA